One Rickettsia akari str. Hartford genomic window, ACTGTGGTACTTAAAGCCAAAACCGTGATTATGGCAATCGGTATAGAAAATAACACTCAATTCGATGAAAATAAATATAGTTATTTCGGTGATTGTAATCCTCAATATTCGGGTAGTGTAGTGAAAGCTATTGCCAGTAGCAAAGAAGGGTATGATGCTATTAACAAAAGGCTTATAAATAATAATCCTAGCTTTAAAGGTAGTTACAAAGACTTTATAACGCAGCTTGATTATTTGCTCACTTCTAGGGTTAATAAAATAAATATTCTAGATGATAAAGCTTTTGAGTTGATAATTCACTCGCCGCTTGCTGCTAAAAATTTTAAGTTTGGACAGTTTTTTCGCTTACAAAATTATTCTGAAGATGCTTCTAAGTTAATAGAGCCGGTAGCCTTAAGCCCTGTAGATATTGATGTAGAAAAAGGTTTAATTAGATTTGTAATTTATGAAGTCGGTAATTCTACTAGCTTATGTAAAACATTATCCGAAAATGAGAAAGTAGTATTAATGGGACCGACAGGCTTGCCGCTAGAAATACCTCAAAATAAAAAAATAATTATTGTTGATTCTGAAGCCGGTAATATAGGCTTATTAAAAGTTCTAAAAGAAAATAATAATGAAGTTATATTTGTTACCTATCCTGATATAAAGAATCGTAAGTTAACTTCTGTAGATATAGTAATAATTAATGATTCACCTGAAGTAGCTGAAGAGTTACAAGAGTTAAAAATATTTGATGAGAATACGGAGCTAATAGTTAGCGTTAATGCATCGATGCAATGTATGATGAAAGGGATTTGCGGACAATGTATTCAAAAAGTCAAAGGAGAGCAGGAATATATTTTTGCATGTAGCAGGCATAATCAAAATGCAGAAATAGTGGATTTTAAGAGCTTGAAAACTCGTTTACGCCAAAATTCTTTACAAGAGAAAATGTTTCGTCATTGAGAGGAAAAACTGTAAGTTTTGACGAAGCAATCTAAAGTTACTTCTCAAAACGACAAAATGCTCTACTACTATCTTGATTAAGAAAATCGATAATTTGCATTACTATAGAATTATTTTTATATTTCTCGGCAACTTGTTTTATACGCTCAGCAAAATTACCTTCACCTGAGAAGATTTCTTTGATAGCTTTTAAAGCACTTAAAGACTCTGCTTTATCAAATCCTTTTCTATTCATACCGATTAGGTTTAAACCCTCAAGCACAGCACGTTTGCTACTTACAAGCCCAAACGGTATTACATCTGCTCCGACCGGTGATAGCCCGCCAATCATCGAATATTTGCCGATTTTAGCATATTGATGAACTGCCGATAATCCACCGATTATTGCATAATCACCTACCTCAATATGACCTGCTAGGCTTACGTAATTAGCAAATACTACGTTATTGCCGATTTTACAATCATGACCGATATGAACACCGACCATGAATAAATTATTATTTTCTATTCTTGTTATCATTCCGCCGCCTTGGCTTCCTGCTTGTACCGTAACATATTCTCTAATAGTATTATTAGAGCCGATTATCGTGCTTGATCGCTCATTAGTATATTTTAAGATTTGCGGAGGTTGACCGATTGATGCAAAAGGATATATTACGGTATTTTTGCCGATTTCGGTAATCCCTTCAATCACTACATGGGATTTTAGCTCGATATTATCATGAAGTACAACTTCAGGACCTATAACACACAATACGGTCCGATTTTTACGTTTTCACCGAGCTTTGCACCTTCTGCAATTATAGCTGTAGTATGGATGTTATTTGCCACTACTTTTTCCTATGATTTATCTTTAATCATTGCAGTAAACTTACTTTCTGCAGCCATTTCACCTTCAACCGTAACAGTACTTGAAAATTTCCATACGTTAGTTCTTTGCTGATCAATAACAGCGTGGATATGCATAGTATCCCCGGGCTGAACGATTCTACGAAATTTTGCATTTTCAATAGCCATCAAAAACACATCTTTATTTTTAGTAGAACCTAAAGATTTAGCAACTAATATAGCAGCAATTTGTGCCATAGCCTCAACCATTAGAACACCAGGCATAACAGGTCTTGTCGGAAAATGCCCTGTAAATTGCGGTTCGTTAACAGTAACGTTTTTAATACCTAATATTGATTTATTAAGGTCAATTTCAAGTACCCTATCTACCAGTAAAAATGGATAGCGATGAGGTATTAAATCCATGATTTCGGTAATATCTATGATCATTTATTTAGGTCTCTTCTTTAATGTAAATTTTCTATCATTGCGAGCGGGTATTATTGCGTGGAACGGTTTTTTCATCATTGCGAGAAGAATTACGCAGTAACTCGACGAAGCAACCCAGTTAAAAAATTCTGATTTAAAGAATTTTTTTATTATTTTCTAGATTGCCACGTCGGCTACGCATCATCGCAACGATGACTCAGTATTTTTTCAATAGCAAACTACTTTTTTAATTTGCTATTAGATGTCTTGACTAATTGTTTCATAATAACAGATTGTCTATGCCAGTCCATAATAGGAACTGCAGGGCTACCACCAACAATTTTACATGCTTCTATATTTTGTAGGACACCGCCTTGTGCCGCCACCTGTACCCCGTCGCATATATTTAGATGTCCAGCGATGCCTACTTGTCCTCCAAGAGCACAATACTTACCGATCGTGCTACTTCCTGCTATACCTGCCTGTGCTACGATAATAGAGCCTTTACCTATTTTTACGCCATGCCCGATTTGGACTAAATTATCTATGCGGCATAAATCTTCTATAATAGTATCTTGAAGCGAACCTCTATCAATAGTAGTATTGCTACCAATTTCAACATTATTGCCGATTTTAACTACTCCTATATGAAATATTTTATGATGTACGCCTTTTTCGGTAGAAAACCCAAACCCCTCTTGTCCAATTTTTGCCCCTGCGAGTATTAAGGCGTCGTCGCCTATAATTGCATAATTTATTGAAACGTGTTGCTCTATTCTAGCATTTTTGCCGATATTTACGCCTCTACCTATAAAACTTCCGGATTCTATAATACTATCATCACCTATAATAACATCGTCTTCAATAACTACATTATGACCTATATAACAATTTTTTCCGATAGTTGCCGAATCTGCAACAATAGCGGATTTCATTATTTTAGCATGGTATGATTTAATAGGAGCATAGAAAAAATCTATTAATTTGCCGTAAGCAAAATATGAATTCTCAGCACGTATTAAAACAGTATTTGGATTTGCTTCTCCAGTAAAATTTTTCGGCACTATACAAGCAGCAGCTTTAGTAGTTTTTAAAAATTCGGAGTATTTATGATTACTTAAAAAGCTAATGTCGTTTGAAGATGCTTCTTGTAGAATCTTAATATCATGAATAACTATATCTTCATGAACCTTAGGAGGTTCTATAATATCGTGTAAAAAATCTATAATTGCCATTAGTTTTCGTGGTCCTAGATTTTTATAAAAATTACTACTTACCATATTAAACTTTAAGCAAATTAATCATTAGCTACAGTATATAAGTGATAGTTTTATTATGCAACAAAATTTACAGGTTGCATAAAAGGTATTGCTAAGTAGAGAATGATATCGTCATTGCGAGGAGGCGTTGTTGCGTGGACCGGTAAAACCCACTGTGTCACCACGTAGCTTGAACACGGGGTCTATAAAAACAATAAAAAATACTAATAATTTTAGCATTTTTAACTGGATCCCGTGGTTAAGTCACGGGATGATAGAGGTAAAATTGACCAACGCAACTATTAGTAGTGTAGTTTATAAAAGTCACAAATATTAATTTACGTTTTATTAAGAAGAATTAAATTAATATATTCTATTTTAGTACAAATTATTATCAATTTTTACAAAATATTCATAATCTAATTTTTCTTAATAAAGCCTAAATTATATTAACTAAATCAAGGTATTGAAAATGTTAGAAATAAATAACTTAGCCTTTGCAGGTGGTGGAGTAAAAGTCATAGCATATGCATGGGCTCTAAAGGTATTAAAAGACAAAGATTGTTTAAAAAATATCCAAAAAGTAGTTGGAGCTTCTGGTGGTGCAATAGCTGCTTTCTCAATAGTACTAGGATATCAATCGGAAAAAATTGAGGATATACTTAAGAAAATTAAATTTTTAGATCGTACTAGTAAATGGGACCAAGTGTATAATCTTGTATTCTATGGATGGTTAAATTCTGAGAAATATCTAGAAGAATTTTTAGGGCAATTATTAAAAGACAATGGATTTGACCCCGATATTACTTTTAAACAGCTACATGATAGTCAAAAAACAAATATAGATTTATATGTAGTGATACTAATCTCAGTACTCAATTTCCAGAAATTATATCTTATAAAAATGCTCCTGATGAGAAAGTCATAAAATTGATATCAACTTGTGAAGTATCGAATACTAATGTATAAATTTCCATGTATCAATATGATTTGCATGTTTCTCATACTAATACATAGTGTACGATAATCATCGTACTTAATGTTAGTTATTTCAAACTTAGTATTTGGCAATACTACTATTTCCTTTTCTCCATCGTGTAATATAGCAGAGATATAAGCTACCTACTAGAGGGGAATTCATTTCAATTTCATATTAATTTGATTCGGTTTTAATTCACCTGAAATATGATTATTAATAATACTATGCTCAGAAGTTGTAGACATAAACCGCTCCGTATAATATTCATTTCCTATGTTAAATATACCCACCTCTGATTTTTCTCTTGTTTCTCCACGCCAAGTAGTAAGCTTTTAAACTTGCCTTTGACTCATTTGGTATTGATCATTAATTAGTATTATTAAAGCACATTGCATTTCATAAGATTCTTTTGTTTTATCATACAACATCATATATACGGTTTCTTTGAAATCTTTACAATGCAAAATTCTCTAAAAGTTATACTGTTATTATCATCTAATTCTGCTTCATTGTAAGCATCGACATATTCCTCAAGCTCGACTCCATATTGTTCTTTTAATTCTTCCAGCTCATTTTAGAAGTAGATTGCTTCAATATCTCTGCTGCTGTTTCGTAATCTATTGCATCGTCATTATACATAATGCTTTACACCTCAGTTCATTAGATTTTATTATATCTAACTTACTTATTTATCAAAGTTAGAAGGATATTTATAATAAAGTAATAGACTAGACTCAAGAAAAATTAATTAACATTATGAATTATGCAATAATTTAGTTTTCGTACGCAGAGCTTAATCAATTATCTTTATCCTTAGCTCTTCCTTTTCTCTACCTATTTTCACGATATTACCGCTACTTATTTCGCCTGCTAAAATCATCTTGGCTAAATTATTTTGTATTTCCCTCTGGATAAGGCGTTTTAAGGGTCTTGCTCCAAAACTTCGATCATAGCCTTTTTCGGCTAAATAATTTAAAGCAGATTCATCAAATTCAAGAATAATATTTTGTTGTAGCAAAATTTTTTTTAAGCTTCCAAGCTGTATCTTAACTATATCATGAATATCATTATGATTTAGCCGATGGAATAATATAATTTCATCTAACCTATTAAGAAACTCCGGCTTAAATACTTCTTTTACATATTCCATAACCTCATCTTTTACTTTATATGTATCTTCGTCCTCTTTCTGATTAATGAGTATCTCAGCACCTAAATTAGAAGTTAAAACTATAATAGTATTTTTAAAATCAACTGTGATACCCTGACTATCGGTTAATCTTCCTTCATCAAGTATTTGCAGCATAATATTAAATATATCGTGGTGGGCTTTTTCAACCTCATCAAATAATATTACCTGATATGGGCGGCGTCTTACTGCCTCTGTTAGCACTCCACCTTGATCATATCCTATATAGCCTGGAGGAGCTCCTATCAGACGAGAAATAGCGTGCTTCTCCATATATTCCGACATATCTATACGAAGTATCGCGTTACGGTCATCAAAAAGAAAACCGGCTAAGGCTTTGGTAAGCTCAGTTTTACCAACTCCTGTCTGTCCTAAGAATAAAAATGAACCAAGAGGGCGGTTAATATCCTGAATACCTGCACGTGATCTTCTAACTGCATCACTGACCCCTTTAATTGCTTCATCTTGTCCTATGACCGATTCACGTAGTTTCTTCTCCATCACAAGTAGACGCTCACGCTCACTTGATAGCATCGTATCAATTGGAATACCAGTGATACGAGAGATAATACTTGCTATATCGCTTTCCGATACAATTTCTTTTAATAGCCCTTTATTATCCATACTTTCGGCTTCCTGAATCTTTTTCATAATCTCAGGTATAATTCCATATTTTAGCTCACTAGCTTTAGCGAGATTAGAGTCACGCTCGGCACGCTCTAGATTGATTCTTGCTCGTTCTAACTCTTCTTTAAGTTTTTGGGCTTGCTGTAGTTTAGACTTTTCTGCATGCCATTTAGCGTTCATATCATATGATTTAGATTCTAATTTTTCGAGTTCCTCGGTTAAATGTGTAATTTTCTTTTTAGAATGCTCGTCATTTTCTTTTTTAAGTGCTGCAAGCTCAATTTTTATCTGAATAATACGGCGATCTAGCTCGTCCAGCTCTTCAGGCTTACTTGACAATTCTATTTTCATACGGCTACAAGCTTCATCAATCAAATCGATAGCTTTATCAGGTAAATAACGATCGGTAATATAACGGTTTGATAACGTCGCTGCTGAAACTATCGCACTATCGGAAATTCGCACTGCATGATGCAGCTCGTATTTTTCTTTAATGCCTCTAAGTATTGATATAGTATCCTCAACCGTCGGCTCACTCACGTAAACAGGCTGGAAACGGCGAGCAAGTGCTGCATCTTTCTCGATATATTTACGATATTCGTCTAGAGTAGTAGCACCGATACAGTGCAGCTCACCACGAGCAAGCATTGGCTTTAGTAAATTCGAGGCATCCATAGCACCGTCGGTTTTTCCCGTACCGACTAATAGATGCAATTCATCGATAAATAAAATAATTTCACCGCTTGAGTCTTTGATTTCACTAAGTACTGCTTTAAGACGCTCCTCAAATTCACCTCGATATTTAGCACCTGCTATTAATGCTCCAATATCAAGCTCAATAATACGGCAATTCATAAGCGACTCAGGTACGTCCTTACTAAATATACGTTGTGCAAGCCCCTCTATTATAGCAGTTTTACCGACTCCGGGCTCGCCGATCAATACAGGGTTATTTTTCATACGTCGTGATAGTACCTGCACTGTTCTTCTTATTTCTTCATCACGTCCGATTATCGGGTCAAGCTTACCGCTTTCGGCAAGCTCTGTCACATCTCTGCCATATTTCTTTAGAGCATCGTAACTATTTTCTGCTGATTCGGTATCTGCTTTTTTGCCTTTACGAAGCTGTAAAATAACTGCTGCTAATTTTTTACTATTAATTCCATTATTCGTTAAAATTTTACCGGCTATAGTATTATCATAAGTTAATGCTTCAAATATACGCTCTATGGTTACAAAGCTATCCCCACTGTCTTTAGCAATGTTACTAGCTTTTTCTAAAACTTTAAGAGCTTCAGCAGAAGAATAAACTTGTCCCACTCCCTCAACCTGAACTTTTGGGATTTTATTTAGTGCTAGCTGCACTTGATCTTCTAATAAGTTTATATTACCGCCGGTATTATTAATAATGGTTCGAATTATACCTGTTTCTTCACTTAAAAGACTAGATAATAAATGCAAAGATAATATTTGCTGATGATCGTTTTTAGCAGCAATCGATTGGCTACGAGCTATCACTGATTTAGCATGTGCAGTAAATTTATCAATATTCATATAAATAACATATTTTGATTAATAAAGTTAAATATTTTTAACTAGACTATTTTCATATAATAATTTTTAATTAAAATAACAAGAGATGAACAAATACATATAGTTTTATAATGCTTTCATCATTAAAAAACAATTTGATAACGATAAGGCGTTTTTATTAAATCATACACAAGAATTTTTAACTATATCCGGAGTAGGCGTTCATTTAGACACAAATAGATCTAAAATTGAAGCAGCTGTTGAAAAAGGAAGCTTTACCGAGGCATTACATGTTTTAGAAATTTTACGTCATAAGAAAACCGGTATAAAGCTTACTAAAATTTAAGGAAAAAATGGCGACACTTCAATATTCATACATGACGGTCGTAACAATCCTAATGAAAAAATTGTTTTAGGCACTGAAACTTTTGAAATGCAATATTTAAACGCTATCAGAGGAGCTATAAACATAGCAAAAACTGAAAATCAACCTGGGCTTGTGCTGAAATTAAATAAAGAAGCAGTAAAATTTATTAATAGTTTTAATGCTTTGAATATGGAAAAATCACAAGCAAATATCTCAAAAAATATGAAAGCTGAAATTGACAAGGTTGCTGAATTGCTAGGAAAAAATGGTATTAACAATGTTTGTAAATAAATGTTGCTAAATATTTTCAAAATTTCAATGATGATGGAAAAGAGCATATTGTAGTCGAAGCGGAAGTAGCTTTTAAAGGCTTAACAGAAGAACAAAAGTAAGAATATCAAAATAGAGAAAGTAAAAACTGGTATCAATAAACAAAATTAGAGAGCTTTGTTATTACTTTAGTATTGCCATTGAAGAAGTAATAACAAAGCTCTCTAATTTTGTTTATTGTTTTAAAATGTAATACCTGAATGGGAGAGGAAGCGTGTTGATCAGTACGTAGATACAATTCAAAACGGTAAGCATGTTATCCAAATCCAGTTACGACAAATTGTTGGCATGAAAAATGCCTTTGAGAAAATTTGGGAAATAACTGATAGAGATGGTAAAAATTTTGAAACATTGCTTACATCTAAACATTCAGGTACATTAGCCTTGATTTCAAATGATATAGATTCTAGACAAAAAATTACAGACTTAAATGCACGCCAATCCCAAGAATTGCTTGAAGACGGCGTTACTATTCATACTAATACATTAAACTCAGGTCCTATAGGAGCTGGCAATGATCCAACAATTGTTGATCAGACAAAAGCAGCTATGGAAAATATCGGGTGGAAAAATACTAATACTCCTCTTAATTTTATTTAGGCTTATAGGAGTAATAAATAATTTTTCAGGAGTGAGGGATATTTTAAACAAAATCGCAGAAAATTTACCAACTGAAAAAGGAAGTGATGAATTAAAAGCACATATTAAACCTAGAAGCAAATTTGAACGTTTTTTTTAGTATAAATAAACCTAAAGAAGATGCAGCAGAAATAATTAACAATGCAAATTTAACGGATCAGGAAAAAGAAATATTAAAAAAAAGCTGTAACATTAAGAGAAAATATTGAGCAAGCAGGTAGTATTTATGAAGGCGGTGCAACAATAGGTTTTACGGCACTAAAAAAGAAAATAAAAAAGCCATTCCAAAAAGTAGAAAAGAAACACTTTCTGGTATAATGGAGGTAACGGCTAAAACAAATAAAATGGAAGATAAAAAAATGGATGCAAAGATAGATGCAGAATATGAAAAAAATCATCATAAAGAACCTACAATGATACGCAGTGATAAGAAAGTTGTTAAACCGTTAACTAAATCTGTGTCACAGCTTAAACCAAGTATAACCCCACCGGTTAAATCTAATAAAAGTCACAATATAGGTATGGAGAAATAATGTCAGAAATTGCAATTGTAACAGGCGGTACTAGAGGAATAGGTAAAGCTACCGCTTTAAAATTAAAAAATAATGGTATTACGGTAGTTGCTAATTTTTTCAGTAATTACGATGCTGCTAAAGAGATGGAAGAAAAATACGGTATCAAAACTAAACGCTGGAATGTTGCGGATTTTGAAGAATGCAGGCAAGCAGTAAAGGAAATTGAAGAGGAATTTAAAAAACCGGTAAGTATTCTTGTTAACAATGCCGGTATTACCAAAGATACAATGCTACATAGAATGATTCATCAAGATTGGCATGAGGTCATTAACGTTAATCTCAATTCTTGCTTTAATATGTCTAGCAGCGTAATTGAGCAGAT contains:
- the fabZ gene encoding 3-hydroxyacyl-ACP dehydratase FabZ, giving the protein MIIDITEIMDLIPHRYPFLLVDRVLEIDLNKSILGIKNVTVNEPQFTGHFPTRPVMPGVLMVEAMAQIAAILVAKSLGSTKNKDVFLMAIENAKFRRIVQPGDTMHIHAVIDQQRTNVWKFSSTVTVEGEMAAESKFTAMIKDKS
- a CDS encoding SDR family oxidoreductase; this translates as MSEIAIVTGGTRGIGKATALKLKNNGITVVANFFSNYDAAKEMEEKYGIKTKRWNVADFEECRQAVKEIEEEFKKPVSILVNNAGITKDTMLHRMIHQDWHEVINVNLNSCFNMSSSVIEQMRNQDYGRIVNISSINAQTGQIGQTNYSAAKAGIIGFTKALARETASKNITVNCIAPGYIATEMVGAVPEDVLAKIVNSIPKKRLGQPEEIARAVAFLVDENAGFITGETISINGGHNMI
- the clpB gene encoding ATP-dependent chaperone ClpB, producing MNIDKFTAHAKSVIARSQSIAAKNDHQQILSLHLLSSLLSEETGIIRTIINNTGGNINLLEDQVQLALNKIPKVQVEGVGQVYSSAEALKVLEKASNIAKDSGDSFVTIERIFEALTYDNTIAGKILTNNGINSKKLAAVILQLRKGKKADTESAENSYDALKKYGRDVTELAESGKLDPIIGRDEEIRRTVQVLSRRMKNNPVLIGEPGVGKTAIIEGLAQRIFSKDVPESLMNCRIIELDIGALIAGAKYRGEFEERLKAVLSEIKDSSGEIILFIDELHLLVGTGKTDGAMDASNLLKPMLARGELHCIGATTLDEYRKYIEKDAALARRFQPVYVSEPTVEDTISILRGIKEKYELHHAVRISDSAIVSAATLSNRYITDRYLPDKAIDLIDEACSRMKIELSSKPEELDELDRRIIQIKIELAALKKENDEHSKKKITHLTEELEKLESKSYDMNAKWHAEKSKLQQAQKLKEELERARINLERAERDSNLAKASELKYGIIPEIMKKIQEAESMDNKGLLKEIVSESDIASIISRITGIPIDTMLSSERERLLVMEKKLRESVIGQDEAIKGVSDAVRRSRAGIQDINRPLGSFLFLGQTGVGKTELTKALAGFLFDDRNAILRIDMSEYMEKHAISRLIGAPPGYIGYDQGGVLTEAVRRRPYQVILFDEVEKAHHDIFNIMLQILDEGRLTDSQGITVDFKNTIIVLTSNLGAEILINQKEDEDTYKVKDEVMEYVKEVFKPEFLNRLDEIILFHRLNHNDIHDIVKIQLGSLKKILLQQNIILEFDESALNYLAEKGYDRSFGARPLKRLIQREIQNNLAKMILAGEISSGNIVKIGREKEELRIKIID
- the lpxD gene encoding UDP-3-O-(3-hydroxymyristoyl)glucosamine N-acyltransferase; this translates as MVSSNFYKNLGPRKLMAIIDFLHDIIEPPKVHEDIVIHDIKILQEASSNDISFLSNHKYSEFLKTTKAAACIVPKNFTGEANPNTVLIRAENSYFAYGKLIDFFYAPIKSYHAKIMKSAIVADSATIGKNCYIGHNVVIEDDVIIGDDSIIESGSFIGRGVNIGKNARIEQHVSINYAIIGDDALILAGAKIGQEGFGFSTEKGVHHKIFHIGVVKIGNNVEIGSNTTIDRGSLQDTIIEDLCRIDNLVQIGHGVKIGKGSIIVAQAGIAGSSTIGKYCALGGQVGIAGHLNICDGVQVAAQGGVLQNIEACKIVGGSPAVPIMDWHRQSVIMKQLVKTSNSKLKK
- a CDS encoding patatin-like phospholipase family protein: MLEINNLAFAGGGVKVIAYAWALKVLKDKDCLKNIQKVVGASGGAIAAFSIVLGYQSEKIEDILKKIKFLDRTSKWDQVYNLVFYGWLNSEKYLEEFLGQLLKDNGFDPDITFKQLHDSQKTNIDLYVVILISVLNFQKLYLIKMLLMRKS